A window of Candida orthopsilosis Co 90-125, chromosome 8 draft sequence contains these coding sequences:
- a CDS encoding dihydrofolate synthetase, which translates to MPIDLGLTRVARLLSHFNNPHLKYKSIHVAGTNGKGSTLAYISSILTQHRLRNGKFTSPHMVELNDCITIDNETYSQSKFDVINRNVLHVDKELQLKCTEFEILTVTAFKIFELEKVEMALIEVGVGGRLDATNVLDAFNGEGGVVATGITKIGIDHEGLLGNTIEQIAQEKAGILKLGIPCFTDGSNKEEALQVIKDKAKSLHCPLEVVVPNEDDRDLLRSSPLKGEYQLSNLAVALRIIELLRTFYTFSRDQTIAGIRNTHWPGRLESLDIPELGDILIDGAHNKDAAVELGRYLKSTYPAENITFVVGMTKGKNLSSLLTHIVRKDDTVIPTLFHQPDQMPWIYCESIKKISEVAKSFCRVKIVSQEAYISDVFRYLKENRDASSPVVVCGSLYLYADAVKWINQ; encoded by the coding sequence ATGCCTATTGACCTTGGGCTCACCCGTGTGGCAAGACTATTGTCACATTTCAACAACCCCCATTTAAAGTACAAATCGATACATGTTGCCGGTACCAATGGAAAAGGATCTACTTTAGCCTATATCTCATCCATATTAACACAACATCGACTACGGAATGGGAAGTTTACATCCCCACACATGGTTGAGCTAAATGATTGCATAACAATTGACAATGAGACATACCTGCAATCTAAATTTGACGTGATTAACAGGAACGTTTTACATGTGGATAAGGAATTGCAACTAAAATGTACAGAGTTTGAAATATTAACTGTAACGGCGTTTAAAATATTCGAATTAGAGAAAGTTGAGATGGCGTTAATTGAAGTAGGCGTGGGAGGAAGATTAGATGCTACAAATGTATTAGACGCTTTCAATGGCGAGGGAGGTGTGGTTGCCACCGGAATCACAAAGATTGGAATCGATCATGAGGGCCTATTAGGAAAcacaattgaacaaatcgCTCAAGAGAAAGCAGGTATATTGAAGTTGGGTATTCCTTGTTTCACCGATGGACTgaataaagaagaagctCTACAAGTGATTAAAGATAAGGCGAAATCACTTCACTGCCCACTTGAGGTTGTGGTGccaaatgaagatgacaGAGATCTATTGAGATCCAGTCCATTGAAAGGAGAATATCAGCTAAGTAATCTTGCAGTTGCTTTAAGAATTATTGAATTACTTCGTACATTCTACACATTTTCAAGAGATCAAACCATCGCTGGTATTAGAAATACCCACTGGCCCGGGAGGTTAGAGAGTTTAGACATTCCCGAATTGGGAGACATTTTAATTGATGGGGCACACAATAAAGATGCAGCCGTGGAGCTAGGAAGATACTTGAAATCTACCTACCCGGCAGAGAATATCACTTTTGTCGTCGGTATGACTAAAGGGAAGAATTTGAGTAGCTTATTGACACACATTGTTCGAAAGGATGATACTGTGATACCGACATTATTTCACCAACCAGATCAAATGCCGTGGATATATTGCGAGCTGATTAAGAAGATTAGCGAAGTGGCAAAACTGTTTTGTCGGGTTAAAATTGTATCACAGGAGGCGTATATCAGCGATGTGTTTCGTTATTTGAAGGAGAATAGGGACGCAAGTTCTCCAGTTGTTGTCTGTGGAAGCTTATACTTGTATGCTGATGCAGTAAAATGGATTAATCAATAG
- a CDS encoding Psf1 protein (S. cerevisiae homolog PSF1 has role in DNA-dependent DNA replication, double-strand break repair via break-induced replication), producing the protein MYGDQANKLVADAKRFSNLPSIPIYQADSVKDIVKEINDLNRDAEYLSTISDNLKENEAEGNSTQQEEDYRINQCQTFVTHLSMRRNKRCLLAYEKLRSDKLIEFAWLNIDPAESINQSASSSTDTAATAGAPSLPNSKTLLPQPKTIPNYTTQLDLNNLNHFEQDFYKNYQNLITNYKSKFGEYLDLTGDLQPPTDIFIDVRCLKDGGDVTTEYGSFNLIKDSQFYVRKSDVERLIQQGYLEEI; encoded by the coding sequence ATGTATGGAGACCAGGCCAATAAGTTAGTAGCGGATGCAAAGAGATTCTCCAACTTACCCAGCATTCCGATCTACCAAGCTGACCTGGTTAAGGACATAGTCAAGGAGATCAACGATTTGAATCGAGATGCTGaatatttatcaacaatcagTGACAACCTCAAGGAAAATGAAGCAGAGGGCAACTCTACCCAGCAGGAGGAAGATTACAGGATTAACCAGTGTCAGACATTTGTAACACACTTATCTATGAGAAGGAATAAGCGATGCTTGTTAGCATATGAAAAGTTACGAAGTGACAAGCTTATAGAATTTGCATGGTTGAACATTGATCCAGCAGAGtcaataaatcaatcagcatcatcatcaactgataCAGCAGCGACTGCAGGAGCACCGTCTTTGCCAAATAGTAAAACGCTTCTTCCACAACCAAAAACAATTCCCAATTACACTACACAATTAGACTTGAACAATTTAAATCATTTCGAGCAGGATTTTTACAagaattatcaaaatctAATAACAAACTATAAACTGAAGTTTGGTGAATATTTAGACTTGACGGGTGATCTACAACCGCCAACAGATATTTTCATCGATGTGAGATGTTTGAAAGATGGTGGAGATGTCACAACTGAATATGGTTCGTTCAACTTGATAAAAGACTCTCAATTTTATGTCAGGAAAAGTGACGTTGAAAGATTGATTCAGCAGGGATATTTAGAAGAAATATAA